In the genome of Parus major isolate Abel chromosome 2, Parus_major1.1, whole genome shotgun sequence, one region contains:
- the CCDC126 gene encoding coiled-coil domain-containing protein 126, with amino-acid sequence MFLTFSRKNMSQKLSMFLLVFGIIWGLMLLRYTFQYPRRQSSAELRGQILDLSKRYVKALAEENKNLMNGGGGASMSGYADLKRTIAVLLDDILQRLVKLENKVDYIVVNGSATNNTNGTNHQVPVTSNKRVKPASNIR; translated from the exons ATGTTTCTAACATTTTCAAGGAAGAATATGTCCCAGAAACTGAGTATGTTTTTACTAGTCTTTGGAATCATTTGGGGTTTGATGTTGCTACGCTACACATTTCAGTATCCAAGACGCCAAAGCAGCGCTGAGTTGCGTGGACAGATATTAGATCTCAGTAAAAGATATGTCAAAGCactggcagaagaaaataaaaacctaatgAATGGTGGTGGTGGAGCCTCTATGTCAGGATATG CTGATCTTAAGAGAACAATTGCTGTTCTTCTGGATGACATCTTGCAACGCCTGGTGAAATTGGAAAACAAGGTTGATTACATCGTTGTGAATGGCTCAGCAACAAATAACACTAATGGAACTAACCATCAGGTGCCAGTGACTTCAAATAAACGTGTAAAGCCAGCAAGCAACATTAGATAG